Proteins encoded within one genomic window of Callithrix jacchus isolate 240 chromosome 11, calJac240_pri, whole genome shotgun sequence:
- the LOC118143790 gene encoding uncharacterized protein LOC118143790 isoform X1, with the protein MVLEATTTKKLIPQYSFKTYFPSLTEVSEHDLLGRCTLQSGCGPGAGLADTSRLVSGRRQGAVTITLSKCPPTFRRQKVTLWFQGLGEWHDPETDKDATSQAQNSTERDGVDRTSPLPGARGKTSGGLHPRSHTEGPRISSKLRPGTSAPAETRAPSEVGTCCVQNKTRDKKKTNKDEAVVKGLGITVLTFPRSPHSTGCRGRSLPTGSAHARKHRPTGSGFASRPYPACQRPPDQSSANPPLTHSFPELPLVQQSHSQDWLESATSPRPRRVAWTRFPPNSSTRARWDGGP; encoded by the exons ATGGTGCtagaagcaacaacaacaaaaaaattaattcccCAATACAGCTTTAAAACCTATTTTCCATCGCTAACTGAA GTGAGTGAACACGACCTTCTTGGCAGATGCACCCTACAGTCGGGATGTGGCCCTGGGGCGGGGCTGGCAGATACAAGCAGGCTGGTGAGTGGGAGGCGGCAGGGAGCTGTGACAATAACACTATCCAAATGCCCTCCGACCTTCCGGAGGCAAAAAGTGACCCTCTGGTTCCAGGGACTCGGTGAGTGGCATGACCCAGAGACGGACAAGGACGcgacaagccaggcacagaacaGTACCGAACGGGACGGAGTCGACCGGACTAGCCCCCTTCCCGGAGCGCGCGGGAAGACCAGCGGCGGCCTACATCCCAGGTCGCACACCGAGGGCCCCAGGATCTCCAGCAAGCTCAGGCCTGGGACCTCGGCGCCAGCAGAGACACGGGCCCCGAGTGAGGTAGGCACCTGCTGCGTCCAGAACAAGACCAGGGACAAAAAGAAAACGAATAAAGATGAGGCGGTGGTGAAGGGGCTGGGCATCACCGTACTTACCTTTCCTCGTAGCCCCCACAGCACAGGATGCCGTGGCCGCAGCCTACCCACCGGCTCAGCTCACGCGCGCAAGCACCGCCCAACCGGAAGCGGCTTTGCGTCCCGCCCTTATCCGGCTTGTCAGCGGCCTCCCGACCAATCATCAGCAAACCCGCCGCTGACGCATAGCTTCCCCGAGCTGCCATTGGTCCAGCAATCTCATAGCCAGGATTGGCTCGAAAGCGCCACGTCCCCGCGACCACGCCGAGTTGCGTGGACCCGATTCCCGCCCAACTCTAGTACCCGGGCACGTTGGGACGGCGGGCCCTag
- the GARIN1B gene encoding Golgi-associated RAB2 interactor protein 1B isoform X2 has protein sequence MSSVPHRKTWRESKKTVKVTRSYPTFPSLNAWEEFRGLLPVDGEPNPGVGLGVEEGLLCPMLHSPEFSLVPDSAVFESNLVRLLLGQSGQELERDPHSLQHHSPRGDLLHALPTPPQHPTHGQCQMAPGAEPDMEQTIHSPQHLPEELHPDHPETVFHFWIRLTHILQKGLSITTKDPRILVTHCLVPKNCCSPSGDSKLEQKKLQASQPSESLIQLMAKGESEALSQIFADLLQQNHLRNGSSFRSSKKVETNKNSSGNIQSLCLWNQRSIKKGVPFSCQEAGLGGMVSESSHRP, from the exons ATGTCATCAGTTCCACATAGAAAGACTTGGAGGGAATCAAAGAAGACAGTAAAAGTCACACGATCCTATCCAACCTTCCCTTCCCTGAATGCCTGGGAAGAATTCAGGGGCCTCTTGCCTGTGGATGGGGAACCGAACCCTGGAGTGGGCCTAGGTGTGGAGGAGGGACTGCTCTGCCCGATGCTTCATTCTCCAGAATTCAGCCTGGTTCCTGACTCCGCCGTGTTTGAAAGCAACCTCGTCCGGCTACTCTTGG GTCAAAGCGGGCAGGAATTGGAGAGAGATCCACACAGCCTCCAACACCACAGCCCTAGGGGTGACCTCCTCCATGCCCTGCCTACCCCTCCCCAACATCCTACTCATGGCCAATGTCAAATGGCACCAGGGGCAGAGCCAGACATGGAACAGACCATCCACAGCCCCCAACATCTTCCTGAAGAG CTCCACCCTGACCATCCTGAGACTGTCTTCCACTTCTGGATCCGACTGACTCACATTCTGCAAAAGGGGCTGTCCATCACCACCAAAGACCCTAGGATTCTTGTTACCCACTGCCTAGTACCCAAGAACTGCTGCAGCCCCTCAGGAGATTCCAAG TTAGAACAGAAGAAACTCCAAGCCTCCCAGCCCAGTGAGAGTCTCATTCAACTAATGGCCAAGGGGGAGAGTGAAGCCCTCTCTCAGATTTTTGCCGACTTACTCCAGCAGAATCATTTGAG AAATGGCTCGAGTTTCAGGAGCAGCAAAAAGGTGGAGACCAACAAGAACAGCTCAG GAAACATTCAAAGCTTATGCCTATGGAACCAAAGGAGCATAAAGAAGGGGGTCCCTTTTTCCTGCCAGGAAGCTGGCCTGGGAGGCATGGTTTCTGAATCGAGTCATAGACCATGA
- the GARIN1B gene encoding Golgi-associated RAB2 interactor protein 1B isoform X3 has protein sequence MELSGVKAGRNWREIHTASNTTALGVTSSMPCLPLPNILLMANVKWHQGQSQTWNRPSTAPNIFLKRIFPLKFVELQVCDRHQCILQLRTVTEKIYYLKLHPDHPETVFHFWIRLTHILQKGLSITTKDPRILVTHCLVPKNCCSPSGDSKLEQKKLQASQPSESLIQLMAKGESEALSQIFADLLQQNHLRNGSSFRSSKKVETNKNSSEKDSSGEDSIPCTCDLRWRASFTYGEWERENPSGLQPLSLLSTLAASTGPQLAPPIGNSI, from the exons ATGGAATTGAGTGGG GTCAAAGCGGGCAGGAATTGGAGAGAGATCCACACAGCCTCCAACACCACAGCCCTAGGGGTGACCTCCTCCATGCCCTGCCTACCCCTCCCCAACATCCTACTCATGGCCAATGTCAAATGGCACCAGGGGCAGAGCCAGACATGGAACAGACCATCCACAGCCCCCAACATCTTCCTGAAGAG GATTTTCCCACTGAAGTTTGTGGAGCTCCAGGTATGTGACCGTCATCAATGTATACTGCAATTGAGGACAGTCACTGAGAAGATTTATTACCTAAAGCTCCACCCTGACCATCCTGAGACTGTCTTCCACTTCTGGATCCGACTGACTCACATTCTGCAAAAGGGGCTGTCCATCACCACCAAAGACCCTAGGATTCTTGTTACCCACTGCCTAGTACCCAAGAACTGCTGCAGCCCCTCAGGAGATTCCAAG TTAGAACAGAAGAAACTCCAAGCCTCCCAGCCCAGTGAGAGTCTCATTCAACTAATGGCCAAGGGGGAGAGTGAAGCCCTCTCTCAGATTTTTGCCGACTTACTCCAGCAGAATCATTTGAG AAATGGCTCGAGTTTCAGGAGCAGCAAAAAGGTGGAGACCAACAAGAACAGCTCAG AGAAAGATTCTTCCGGTGAAGACAGCATCCCTTGCACCTGTGACCTACGTTGGAGGGCTTCATTCACTTACGGAGAGTGGGAAAGAGAGAACCCCTCTGGGCTGCAGCCCCTCTCACTCCTCAGCACTCTGGCAGCCTCCACTGGGCCACAGCTGGCCCCACCCATAG GAAATTCTATTTGA
- the GARIN1B gene encoding Golgi-associated RAB2 interactor protein 1B isoform X1 produces MSSVPHRKTWRESKKTVKVTRSYPTFPSLNAWEEFRGLLPVDGEPNPGVGLGVEEGLLCPMLHSPEFSLVPDSAVFESNLVRLLLGQSGQELERDPHSLQHHSPRGDLLHALPTPPQHPTHGQCQMAPGAEPDMEQTIHSPQHLPEELHPDHPETVFHFWIRLTHILQKGLSITTKDPRILVTHCLVPKNCCSPSGDSKLEQKKLQASQPSESLIQLMAKGESEALSQIFADLLQQNHLRNGSSFRSSKKVETNKNSSEKDSSGEDSIPCTCDLRWRASFTYGEWERENPSGLQPLSLLSTLAASTGPQLAPPIGNSI; encoded by the exons ATGTCATCAGTTCCACATAGAAAGACTTGGAGGGAATCAAAGAAGACAGTAAAAGTCACACGATCCTATCCAACCTTCCCTTCCCTGAATGCCTGGGAAGAATTCAGGGGCCTCTTGCCTGTGGATGGGGAACCGAACCCTGGAGTGGGCCTAGGTGTGGAGGAGGGACTGCTCTGCCCGATGCTTCATTCTCCAGAATTCAGCCTGGTTCCTGACTCCGCCGTGTTTGAAAGCAACCTCGTCCGGCTACTCTTGG GTCAAAGCGGGCAGGAATTGGAGAGAGATCCACACAGCCTCCAACACCACAGCCCTAGGGGTGACCTCCTCCATGCCCTGCCTACCCCTCCCCAACATCCTACTCATGGCCAATGTCAAATGGCACCAGGGGCAGAGCCAGACATGGAACAGACCATCCACAGCCCCCAACATCTTCCTGAAGAG CTCCACCCTGACCATCCTGAGACTGTCTTCCACTTCTGGATCCGACTGACTCACATTCTGCAAAAGGGGCTGTCCATCACCACCAAAGACCCTAGGATTCTTGTTACCCACTGCCTAGTACCCAAGAACTGCTGCAGCCCCTCAGGAGATTCCAAG TTAGAACAGAAGAAACTCCAAGCCTCCCAGCCCAGTGAGAGTCTCATTCAACTAATGGCCAAGGGGGAGAGTGAAGCCCTCTCTCAGATTTTTGCCGACTTACTCCAGCAGAATCATTTGAG AAATGGCTCGAGTTTCAGGAGCAGCAAAAAGGTGGAGACCAACAAGAACAGCTCAG AGAAAGATTCTTCCGGTGAAGACAGCATCCCTTGCACCTGTGACCTACGTTGGAGGGCTTCATTCACTTACGGAGAGTGGGAAAGAGAGAACCCCTCTGGGCTGCAGCCCCTCTCACTCCTCAGCACTCTGGCAGCCTCCACTGGGCCACAGCTGGCCCCACCCATAG GAAATTCTATTTGA
- the GARIN1B gene encoding Golgi-associated RAB2 interactor protein 1B isoform X4 yields the protein MSSVPHRKTWRESKKTVKVTRSYPTFPSLNAWEEFRGLLPVDGEPNPGVGLGVEEGLLCPMLHSPEFSLVPDSAVFESNLVQVKAGRNWREIHTASNTTALGVTSSMPCLPLPNILLMANVKWHQGQSQTWNRPSTAPNIFLKRIFPLKFVELQVCDRHQCILQLRTVTEKIYYLKLHPDHPETVFHFWIRLTHILQKGLSITTKDPRILVTHCLVPKNCCSPSGDSKLEQKKLQASQPSESLIQLMAKGESEALSQIFADLLQQNHLRNGSSFRSSKKVETNKNSSEKDSSGEDSIPCTCDLRWRASFTYGEWERENPSGLQPLSLLSTLAASTGPQLAPPIGNSI from the exons ATGTCATCAGTTCCACATAGAAAGACTTGGAGGGAATCAAAGAAGACAGTAAAAGTCACACGATCCTATCCAACCTTCCCTTCCCTGAATGCCTGGGAAGAATTCAGGGGCCTCTTGCCTGTGGATGGGGAACCGAACCCTGGAGTGGGCCTAGGTGTGGAGGAGGGACTGCTCTGCCCGATGCTTCATTCTCCAGAATTCAGCCTGGTTCCTGACTCCGCCGTGTTTGAAAGCAACCTCG TGCAGGTCAAAGCGGGCAGGAATTGGAGAGAGATCCACACAGCCTCCAACACCACAGCCCTAGGGGTGACCTCCTCCATGCCCTGCCTACCCCTCCCCAACATCCTACTCATGGCCAATGTCAAATGGCACCAGGGGCAGAGCCAGACATGGAACAGACCATCCACAGCCCCCAACATCTTCCTGAAGAG GATTTTCCCACTGAAGTTTGTGGAGCTCCAGGTATGTGACCGTCATCAATGTATACTGCAATTGAGGACAGTCACTGAGAAGATTTATTACCTAAAGCTCCACCCTGACCATCCTGAGACTGTCTTCCACTTCTGGATCCGACTGACTCACATTCTGCAAAAGGGGCTGTCCATCACCACCAAAGACCCTAGGATTCTTGTTACCCACTGCCTAGTACCCAAGAACTGCTGCAGCCCCTCAGGAGATTCCAAG TTAGAACAGAAGAAACTCCAAGCCTCCCAGCCCAGTGAGAGTCTCATTCAACTAATGGCCAAGGGGGAGAGTGAAGCCCTCTCTCAGATTTTTGCCGACTTACTCCAGCAGAATCATTTGAG AAATGGCTCGAGTTTCAGGAGCAGCAAAAAGGTGGAGACCAACAAGAACAGCTCAG AGAAAGATTCTTCCGGTGAAGACAGCATCCCTTGCACCTGTGACCTACGTTGGAGGGCTTCATTCACTTACGGAGAGTGGGAAAGAGAGAACCCCTCTGGGCTGCAGCCCCTCTCACTCCTCAGCACTCTGGCAGCCTCCACTGGGCCACAGCTGGCCCCACCCATAG GAAATTCTATTTGA
- the LOC118143790 gene encoding uncharacterized protein LOC118143790 isoform X2, whose product MVLEATTTKKLIPQYSFKTYFPSLTEVSEHDLLGRCTLQSGCGPGAGLADTSRLGLGEWHDPETDKDATSQAQNSTERDGVDRTSPLPGARGKTSGGLHPRSHTEGPRISSKLRPGTSAPAETRAPSEVGTCCVQNKTRDKKKTNKDEAVVKGLGITVLTFPRSPHSTGCRGRSLPTGSAHARKHRPTGSGFASRPYPACQRPPDQSSANPPLTHSFPELPLVQQSHSQDWLESATSPRPRRVAWTRFPPNSSTRARWDGGP is encoded by the exons ATGGTGCtagaagcaacaacaacaaaaaaattaattcccCAATACAGCTTTAAAACCTATTTTCCATCGCTAACTGAA GTGAGTGAACACGACCTTCTTGGCAGATGCACCCTACAGTCGGGATGTGGCCCTGGGGCGGGGCTGGCAGATACAAGCAGGCTG GGACTCGGTGAGTGGCATGACCCAGAGACGGACAAGGACGcgacaagccaggcacagaacaGTACCGAACGGGACGGAGTCGACCGGACTAGCCCCCTTCCCGGAGCGCGCGGGAAGACCAGCGGCGGCCTACATCCCAGGTCGCACACCGAGGGCCCCAGGATCTCCAGCAAGCTCAGGCCTGGGACCTCGGCGCCAGCAGAGACACGGGCCCCGAGTGAGGTAGGCACCTGCTGCGTCCAGAACAAGACCAGGGACAAAAAGAAAACGAATAAAGATGAGGCGGTGGTGAAGGGGCTGGGCATCACCGTACTTACCTTTCCTCGTAGCCCCCACAGCACAGGATGCCGTGGCCGCAGCCTACCCACCGGCTCAGCTCACGCGCGCAAGCACCGCCCAACCGGAAGCGGCTTTGCGTCCCGCCCTTATCCGGCTTGTCAGCGGCCTCCCGACCAATCATCAGCAAACCCGCCGCTGACGCATAGCTTCCCCGAGCTGCCATTGGTCCAGCAATCTCATAGCCAGGATTGGCTCGAAAGCGCCACGTCCCCGCGACCACGCCGAGTTGCGTGGACCCGATTCCCGCCCAACTCTAGTACCCGGGCACGTTGGGACGGCGGGCCCTag